A window of Solanum stenotomum isolate F172 chromosome 3, ASM1918654v1, whole genome shotgun sequence contains these coding sequences:
- the LOC125858040 gene encoding cytokinin hydroxylase, with translation MEFIQFAGMLGMVTILFVLCKVLYSWWIMPKLMYRKLKANGFEGPTPNFPLGNINDMKKELMMKKISSSSSVNDISHDIHSLAFPYFATWQKLHGKVFTYWLGTEPFVYIADPEFIKKMSAGVMGKTWGKPTVFKRDRKAMFGKGLVMVEGDEWVRHRHIITPAFTTANVKGMASLMADSATHMLDRWATLIDSGNAEIDVESEIINTAGEIIAKTSFGISYEEGEKVFKKLRNMQVTLFKSTRYVGVPYGNQIMCLKETLKANNLGKEIDSLLISIIEERKKTSVNRTEHDLLSLLLAGNGRMLSTREMVDECKTFFFGGHETTALALAWTLLLLAQHPDWQTQLREEIKQVIGDGEIDVTKLAGLRKMGWVMNEVLRLYSPAPNVQRQAREDIQVDDLVIPNGTNMWIDVVSMHHDKTLWGEDVNEFKPDRFKDDIHGGCKHKMGFMPFGFGGRMCIGRNLTMMEYKIVLSLILTRFSFSISPNYKHCPSIMLSLRPTLGLPLILQPL, from the exons atggaATTTATCCAATTTGCAGGTATGTTAGGCATGGTCACAATTTTGTTTGtgttatgtaaagttttatattCTTGGTGGATTATGCCTAAACTCATGTATAGGAAACTTAAGGCAAATGGTTTTGAGGGACCAACACCTAATTTTCCACTTGGGAATATTAACGACATGAAGAAAGAGCtaatgatgaagaaaatttcttcatcttcttctgtTAATGATATTAGCCATGATATTCATTCATTGGCATTTCCTTACTTTGCTACATGGCAGAAATTGCATG GAAAAGTATTTACATACTGGCTAGGAACAGAACCATTTGTCTACATTGCTGACCCAGAATTTATCAAGAAGATGTCTGCTGGAGTTATGGGTAAAACTTGGGGAAAACCAACAGTGTTTAAAAGGGATAGAAAAGCCATGTTTGGGAAAGGACTTGTTATGGTAGAAGGAGATGAATGGGTTAGACATAGGCATATTATTACTCCTGCTTTTACCACAGCCAACGTGAAG GGCATGGCAAGCTTAATGGCGGATTCCGCCACACACATGCTAGACCGTTGGGCTACACTCATCGATTCCGGGAATGCGGAAATCGATGTAGAGTCCGAAATCATAAATACAGCAGGAGAAATCATCGCAAAGACAAGCTTTGGCATTAGCTACGAAGAAGGTGAAAAAgtattcaaaaaattaagaaacatgCAAGTCACACTCTTCAAGTCTACGCGTTATGTAGGGGTACCGTACGGAAACCAAATAATGTGTCTAAAAGAGACCTTAAAAGCCAATAATCTAGGCAAGGAGATCGATTCGCTCCTCATTTCAATTATTGAGGAGCGAAAAAAGACAAGTGTTAATCGTACAGAGCACGATCTTCTGAGTCTTTTACTAGCGGGGAATGGAAGGATGTTGAGTACGAGGGAAATGGTGGATGAATGTAAAACATTTTTCTTCGGAGGACATGAGACCACCGCGCTAGCACTCGCATGGACTTTGTTGCTGCTGGCACAGCATCCAGACTGGCAAACTCAGCTCAGAGAGGAAATCAAACAAGTGATAGGTGATGGTGAAATAGATGTCACTAAGCTTGCTGGTCTTAGGAAG ATGGGATGGGTGATGAATGAAGTACTAAGACTATACTCACCAGCACCAAATGTACAAAGGCAAGCTAGAGAAGACATTCAAGTGGATGACTTGGTCATTCCTAATGGAACAAATATGTGGATTGATGTGGTATCCATGCATCATGACAAGACACTTTGGGGCGAAGATGTGAATGAGTTCAAACCAGACAGGTTTAAGGATGACATCCATGGTGGATGTAAACATAAGATGGGATTTATGCCTTTTGGTTTTGGAGGAAGGATGTGCATTGGTAGGAATTTGACTATGATGGAGTACAAGATTGTTTTGTCATTAATCTTGACAAGGTTCTCCTTTTCCATTTCACCTAACTATAAACACTGTCCCTCTATCATGCTTTCTCTTAGACCCACACTAGGATTACCTCTTATACTCCAACCACTTTAA